The Streptomyces aurantiacus genome includes a region encoding these proteins:
- a CDS encoding bifunctional DNA primase/polymerase: MSSDRNLVSTAPHGPGTGTVEPLPDVFDALGTPYTPGIPEPSHVTEVTGVTPEGAAWLASAGTYPRSTRILWADRPAAPVVLACGSAFDVVNAPAVFGRHMLDRLWDEGPGSGPVAMYRGRILLFAAPGTAQRLPSLLEWEEWGSGGASDRGRAIPPLLCHGTGDAVTVPAPALAAPAAATRPDSRWLVAPDTRDPWLPGPEILLWAAVRAARSAARRQAADRAAEPSPAAPISIFPPADQGAKVYDVSRRR, encoded by the coding sequence ATGAGCAGCGATCGGAACCTGGTAAGCACCGCCCCCCACGGCCCCGGCACCGGCACCGTCGAGCCGCTCCCGGACGTGTTCGACGCCCTCGGCACGCCGTACACCCCCGGCATCCCCGAGCCCTCCCACGTCACCGAGGTCACCGGAGTCACTCCTGAGGGCGCCGCCTGGCTCGCCTCGGCAGGAACGTATCCGCGCAGCACCCGCATCCTCTGGGCGGACCGGCCCGCCGCCCCTGTGGTCCTGGCCTGCGGCTCGGCCTTCGACGTCGTCAACGCCCCCGCCGTCTTCGGCCGCCACATGCTGGACCGGCTGTGGGACGAGGGTCCGGGCTCCGGCCCCGTGGCCATGTACCGGGGCCGGATTCTCCTGTTCGCCGCCCCGGGCACGGCACAGCGGCTGCCCTCGCTCCTGGAGTGGGAGGAGTGGGGCTCCGGCGGCGCCTCCGACCGTGGCCGGGCCATCCCGCCGCTCCTGTGCCACGGCACCGGCGACGCGGTGACGGTCCCCGCGCCGGCCCTTGCCGCCCCGGCCGCCGCCACCCGCCCCGACTCCCGCTGGCTCGTCGCCCCCGACACCCGTGACCCCTGGCTGCCGGGCCCGGAGATCCTGCTGTGGGCGGCGGTCCGAGCGGCCCGGTCGGCGGCCCGCCGACAGGCCGCCGACCGGGCCGCCGAGCCCTCTCCCGCGGCCCCGATATCGATTTTTCCTCCCGCCGATCAGGGTGCTAAGGTCTACGACGTCAGCAGGCGCCGCTAG
- a CDS encoding AAA domain-containing protein codes for MTTVFDPGAEAARATDAILRDTLRGTDRGVVVDSPPGAGKSTLVVRAALELAEAGRPLMVIAQTNAQVDDLVLRLAEKNPELPVGRLHSSDSDPYDKALDDLPHVRKSAKAGDLAGLDVVISTAAKWAHVKGVEPWGHAIVDEAYQMRSDALLAVAGLFERALFVGDPGQLDPFAIVGSEQWAGLSYDPSASAVTTLLAHNPELPQHRLPVSWRLPASAAPLVSDAFYPFTPFRSGTGHGDRRLAFAVPSDGSGPDRVIDEAAESGWGLLELPARHTPRTDPEAIRALALVVRRLLDRGGAATSERAPDPAPLTADRIAVGTAHRDQAAAVRAALAELGVPEVTVDTANRLQGREFDVTVVLHPLSGRPDATAFHLETGRLCVLASRHRHACIVVCRAGVTDLLDDHPSTEPVQLGVTVKFPDGWEANHAVLSHLSEHRVAWKA; via the coding sequence GTGACGACCGTGTTCGACCCGGGGGCCGAGGCCGCCCGCGCCACCGACGCGATCCTGCGCGACACCCTGCGCGGGACGGACCGCGGGGTCGTGGTGGACTCGCCGCCCGGCGCCGGCAAGTCCACGCTCGTGGTGCGGGCCGCGCTCGAACTGGCAGAGGCGGGGCGCCCGCTGATGGTCATCGCCCAGACGAACGCGCAGGTCGACGACCTGGTGCTGCGGCTGGCCGAGAAGAACCCCGAGCTGCCCGTCGGCCGGCTGCACAGCAGCGACTCCGACCCGTACGACAAGGCGCTCGACGACCTGCCACACGTCCGCAAGTCCGCGAAGGCCGGGGACCTGGCCGGGCTCGACGTGGTCATCTCGACGGCCGCGAAGTGGGCGCACGTCAAGGGCGTCGAGCCGTGGGGGCACGCGATCGTCGACGAGGCGTACCAGATGCGCTCGGACGCGCTCCTCGCCGTGGCCGGGCTGTTCGAGCGGGCGCTGTTCGTGGGCGACCCGGGCCAGCTGGACCCGTTCGCGATCGTCGGCTCGGAGCAGTGGGCGGGGCTGTCCTACGATCCGTCGGCCTCGGCCGTGACGACACTCCTCGCCCACAACCCGGAGCTGCCGCAGCACCGGCTCCCCGTCTCCTGGCGGCTGCCGGCGTCGGCGGCGCCGCTGGTCTCGGACGCGTTCTATCCCTTCACGCCGTTCCGCAGCGGCACGGGCCACGGCGACCGCCGGCTCGCCTTCGCCGTCCCGTCGGACGGTTCGGGCCCCGACCGGGTCATCGACGAGGCGGCGGAATCGGGCTGGGGCCTGCTGGAGCTCCCGGCCCGGCACACCCCGCGCACGGACCCGGAGGCGATCCGGGCACTCGCCCTGGTCGTACGCCGGCTCCTGGACCGGGGCGGCGCGGCGACGTCGGAGCGCGCACCGGACCCGGCCCCTCTGACCGCCGACCGCATCGCGGTCGGCACGGCCCACCGCGACCAGGCGGCGGCTGTGCGCGCGGCGCTGGCCGAGCTGGGTGTGCCGGAGGTGACCGTCGACACGGCGAACCGTCTGCAGGGCCGCGAGTTCGACGTGACCGTCGTCCTGCATCCCCTGTCGGGCCGCCCCGACGCAACGGCCTTCCACCTGGAGACGGGCCGCCTGTGCGTCCTGGCCTCCCGGCACCGCCACGCCTGCATCGTCGTCTGCCGAGCGGGCGTCACGGACCTCCTCGACGACCACCCCTCCACGGAACCGGTCCAGCTCGGCGTCACGGTGAAGTTCCCGGACGGCTGGGAGGCCAACCACGCGGTGCTGTCCCATCTCTCGGAACACCGGGTCGCGTGGAAAGCGTGA
- a CDS encoding phosphatase PAP2 family protein — protein MLLTDAPSTEAAPRTRLRWWTELPLILLVYGAYSAGRLLARGDVTSAVDHGLAILRVEKFFFLNAEHPLNRLFTREPWIGIPADFWYASLHYLVTPAVLVWLFRSRAVRYRAARTWLMTSTFMGLIGFTLLPTCPPRLLSAGHGFVDTMAQYSDYGWWGGEASAPRGLGGMTNQYAAMPSLHCGWALWCGVMLWMYGGTRLTKVAGVLYPLITTIVVMGTANHYFLDAVAGFAVMGVGFLLTRPVLRLADTVRARFGIRPFPHARGGPTGVPHGAGSSIVSAGCQTSASERIPRQRKVPATPGAAEPGAEPGASPTDAGDGTPAAAR, from the coding sequence ATGCTGCTGACCGATGCACCGAGCACCGAGGCGGCGCCACGTACCCGCCTCCGCTGGTGGACCGAGCTGCCTTTGATCCTGCTGGTGTACGGGGCGTACTCGGCAGGACGGCTGCTTGCGCGCGGGGACGTGACCAGCGCCGTCGACCACGGCCTGGCGATCCTGCGCGTCGAGAAGTTCTTCTTTCTCAACGCCGAGCACCCGCTGAACCGTCTCTTCACGCGTGAGCCGTGGATCGGCATCCCGGCGGACTTCTGGTACGCGTCACTGCACTACCTGGTCACGCCCGCGGTCCTGGTCTGGCTGTTCCGGTCGCGTGCGGTGCGCTACAGAGCCGCCAGGACCTGGCTGATGACGTCCACGTTCATGGGCCTGATCGGTTTCACGCTGCTGCCGACCTGCCCGCCGCGGCTGCTGTCGGCGGGCCACGGGTTCGTCGACACGATGGCCCAGTACAGCGACTACGGCTGGTGGGGCGGCGAGGCGAGCGCGCCCCGCGGCCTCGGCGGCATGACCAACCAGTACGCGGCGATGCCCAGCCTGCACTGCGGCTGGGCCCTGTGGTGCGGTGTGATGCTCTGGATGTACGGCGGCACACGGCTCACCAAGGTCGCGGGCGTCCTGTATCCGCTGATCACGACGATCGTGGTGATGGGCACCGCCAACCACTACTTCCTCGACGCGGTGGCCGGCTTCGCCGTCATGGGCGTCGGGTTCCTGCTGACCCGGCCGGTGCTGCGGCTCGCGGACACGGTCCGGGCGCGGTTCGGGATCCGGCCCTTCCCGCATGCCCGCGGCGGCCCCACAGGCGTCCCGCACGGCGCAGGTTCCTCAATTGTCAGTGCGGGGTGCCAGACTTCCGCGAGTGAGCGAATTCCCCGACAGCGCAAGGTCCCAGCCACCCCGGGTGCCGCCGAGCCGGGAGCCGAACCGGGAGCGAGTCCCACCGACGCCGGGGACGGGACTCCGGCAGCGGCTCGCTGA
- a CDS encoding histidine phosphatase family protein yields the protein MAPRILLARHGQTEWSLSGKHTGRTDIPLLDEGRRGAKLLGERLRRAPLNGLPGAEVRTSPLARARETCELAGFGDRAAPWDALMEWDYGAYEGLTPDEIRAGRPDWLIWRDGVPRGETLAEVTARADEVVETVRSGDRDVLVFAHGHILRSIGARWLGLGLDFGARVRLNPTSLSVLGWAYGEPAIETWNDCGHLTA from the coding sequence ATGGCACCGCGCATCCTGCTGGCCCGGCACGGACAGACGGAATGGTCGCTGTCCGGCAAGCACACCGGCAGGACCGACATCCCGCTCCTGGACGAGGGCAGGCGCGGCGCCAAGCTGCTCGGCGAGCGTCTGCGCCGGGCGCCGCTGAACGGACTTCCCGGAGCGGAGGTCCGCACCAGTCCGCTGGCACGCGCGCGTGAGACGTGCGAACTCGCCGGTTTCGGTGACCGCGCGGCCCCCTGGGACGCGCTCATGGAGTGGGACTACGGCGCCTACGAGGGCCTGACCCCGGACGAGATCCGGGCCGGCCGTCCCGACTGGCTGATCTGGCGGGACGGGGTGCCCCGGGGCGAGACCCTCGCGGAGGTCACCGCGCGCGCGGACGAGGTGGTCGAAACGGTCCGCTCCGGGGACCGTGACGTGCTGGTCTTCGCCCACGGCCACATCCTGCGCTCGATCGGCGCCCGCTGGCTCGGCCTCGGCCTGGACTTCGGGGCCCGCGTCCGCCTCAACCCCACGTCCCTCTCGGTCCTGGGCTGGGCCTACGGAGAGCCCGCGATCGAGACCTGGAACGACTGCGGCCACCTGACCGCGTGA